A DNA window from Caulobacter mirabilis contains the following coding sequences:
- a CDS encoding phosphocholine-specific phospholipase C has translation MPQLHRRSLITSLALSAISPAVAKAWSIGPRVCRGSLEDVEHVVILMQENRSFDHYFGAMAGVRGFSDPHPAPAPAVEGRERNVLLQYRGGRRTPRWLAPFPLGARQTFAHMRVEGTPHSWPDAQAAWDEGRMGRWPEAKRAHSMGYYDREDIPFQYALADAFTLCDAYFCSLQTGTNPNRVMMWSGSIDGAGQAGGPCIGNSHDSLPARGSRQEPYRWTTYVERLQAAGVDWRIYQDMADNFTDNPLVGFEAFQRAAAGAPGSNPALVERGLTTRTLGALKEDVLRGRLPQVSYVIATAAGSEHPIPSSPAQGAAYTAQVLDALTADPDVWARTVLLVNFDENDGFFDHVPPPAPPSLDADGRPRGGSTVDLAGEYHLRPSPADAGLDKPRYRGRPYGLGPRVPMYVISPWSRGGRVSSEVFDHTSVIRFLERRFGVLEPNISPWRRAVCGDLTACFDFSGADPEPPMLPSPSEDADRAAALGWRTTPPAPATPRAPAQADGFRPACPSPYALESDIAVDGQGRARLTLTNAGARAAVFHVYDRRDLEAGPRRYTIEGGRTLSDAWAAGDGLDLQVMGPDGFHRRFERAGSDAGPEAALAWSREGLVLNLIGAGEMRVVSGETERVVTADGAVRLVLDWVDGNQRYDLTIAGRGWRRELAGRLMSGAGAL, from the coding sequence ATGCCCCAGCTCCATCGCCGCAGCCTGATCACGAGCCTGGCGCTCTCCGCCATCTCCCCCGCCGTCGCCAAGGCCTGGAGCATCGGTCCGAGGGTGTGCAGGGGCTCGCTCGAGGATGTCGAGCATGTCGTGATCCTGATGCAGGAGAACCGCTCCTTCGATCACTACTTCGGCGCCATGGCCGGCGTCCGGGGCTTTTCGGACCCGCATCCGGCGCCGGCCCCCGCGGTCGAGGGCCGCGAACGCAACGTGCTGCTGCAGTATCGGGGCGGAAGACGCACGCCCCGCTGGCTGGCCCCCTTCCCGCTCGGAGCCCGCCAGACATTCGCCCACATGCGCGTCGAGGGAACGCCGCACAGCTGGCCCGACGCCCAGGCGGCCTGGGACGAAGGGCGCATGGGGCGGTGGCCGGAGGCCAAGCGGGCCCATTCCATGGGGTACTACGATCGCGAGGACATCCCCTTCCAGTACGCCCTGGCCGATGCGTTCACACTCTGCGACGCCTATTTCTGCTCGCTGCAGACCGGCACCAACCCGAACCGCGTGATGATGTGGTCAGGCTCGATCGACGGCGCGGGACAGGCCGGCGGGCCCTGCATCGGCAACTCCCATGACTCGCTTCCCGCCAGGGGCAGCCGTCAGGAACCCTATCGCTGGACGACCTATGTCGAGCGCCTCCAGGCCGCGGGCGTCGACTGGCGCATCTACCAGGACATGGCCGACAACTTCACCGACAATCCCCTCGTCGGCTTCGAGGCCTTCCAGCGGGCCGCCGCCGGCGCGCCCGGATCAAACCCCGCGTTGGTCGAGCGCGGCCTGACCACGCGCACGCTCGGAGCGCTGAAGGAGGACGTGCTGCGCGGTCGCCTGCCGCAGGTCTCCTACGTGATCGCCACGGCGGCCGGCTCCGAGCATCCGATACCGTCCAGCCCGGCCCAGGGCGCGGCCTACACCGCCCAGGTCCTCGACGCCCTGACCGCCGATCCGGACGTCTGGGCCCGCACGGTGCTGCTGGTGAACTTCGACGAGAACGACGGCTTCTTCGACCATGTGCCGCCGCCGGCCCCGCCTTCCCTCGACGCCGACGGACGACCGCGCGGCGGATCGACCGTCGATCTCGCGGGCGAGTATCATCTCCGCCCCAGCCCCGCCGACGCCGGGCTCGACAAGCCGCGTTATCGCGGCCGGCCTTATGGTCTCGGACCCCGGGTGCCGATGTATGTGATATCGCCCTGGAGCCGCGGCGGCCGCGTCAGCTCGGAGGTGTTCGACCACACCTCGGTGATCCGCTTCCTGGAGCGGCGGTTCGGCGTGCTGGAGCCCAACATCTCGCCTTGGCGGCGTGCGGTCTGCGGCGACCTGACCGCCTGTTTCGACTTCAGCGGCGCGGATCCCGAGCCCCCGATGCTGCCGTCGCCGTCCGAGGACGCCGACCGCGCGGCGGCCCTGGGATGGAGGACCACCCCGCCGGCGCCCGCGACGCCGCGCGCGCCGGCGCAGGCCGACGGTTTCCGGCCCGCCTGCCCCAGCCCCTACGCCCTGGAGAGCGACATCGCGGTCGACGGGCAGGGCCGCGCGCGGCTGACCCTGACCAACGCAGGGGCGCGAGCGGCCGTCTTCCACGTCTATGACCGCCGCGACCTGGAGGCGGGACCGCGCCGCTACACGATCGAGGGCGGCCGCACGCTGTCGGACGCCTGGGCGGCCGGGGACGGGCTCGATCTGCAGGTGATGGGGCCGGACGGCTTTCATCGGCGGTTTGAGCGTGCGGGAAGTGATGCCGGGCCTGAGGCCGCGCTGGCCTGGAGCCGCGAGGGCCTGGTGCTGAACCTGATCGGCGCGGGGGAGATGCGGGTCGTCTCCGGCGAGACGGAGCGGGTCGTCACGGCCGATGGCGCGGTGCGCCTGGTGCTGGATTGGGTCGACGGCAACCAGCGCTATGACCTGACGATCGCCGGCCGTGGCTGGCGGCGGGAGTTGGCGGGTCGGCTGATGTCGGGGGCCGGCGCGCTCTAG